A section of the Oncorhynchus nerka isolate Pitt River linkage group LG3, Oner_Uvic_2.0, whole genome shotgun sequence genome encodes:
- the LOC115103713 gene encoding T-box transcription factor TBX20 isoform X2, producing the protein MEYTSSPKPQLSSRANAFSIAAIMSSGKTKDKETDENTIKPLEQFVEKSSCNQGLGELSSLDGHGDFSGSAPPVCTEPLIPTTPSVPSEEMAKISCSLETKELWDKFHDLGTEMIITKSGRRMFPTIRVSFSGVDPDAKYIVLMDIVPVDNKRYRYAYHRSSWLVAGKADPPLPARLYVHPDSPFTGEQLLKQMVSFEKVKLTNNELDQHGHIILNSMHKYQPRVHIIKKKDHTASLLNLKSEEFRTFVFTETVFTAVTAYQNQLITKLKIDSNPFAKGFRDSSRLTDMESRESVESLIHKHSYARSPIRTYAGEEETLGDDGHASHRGSAFTASDNLSLSSWVTATSGFSGFQHPQSLSAMGSSSTSMANPLPHPMQGSLPPYSRLGMPLTHSALAGTMQGSGPSFPSFHMPRYHHYFQQGPYAAIQGLRHSSTVMTPFV; encoded by the exons ATGGAGTACACCTCTTCCCCGAAGCCACAGCTCTCCTCCAGGGCAAACGCGTTCTCGATAGCCGCTATCATGTCAAGTGGAAAAACGAAGGACAAGGAAACGGATGAAAACACCATCAAGCCACTTG AACAATTCGTGGAGAAGTCCTCCTGTAACCAAGGTTTGGGAGAGCTGTCTTCTCTAGATGGGCACGGAGATTTCAGCGGGAGCGCGCCTCCAGTGTGCACAGAGCCGCTGATCCCCACCACCCCCAGTGTTCCCAGCGAGGAGATGGCCAAAATTTCCTGCAGTTTAGAGACCAAGGAACTCTGGGACAAATTCCATGATCTCGGCACTGAGATGATCATCACAAAATCCGGAAG AAGAATGTTCCCCACCATCCGTGTGTCCTTCTCCGGGGTGGACCCGGACGCCAAATACATCGTGCTGATGGACATTGTTCCGGTCGACAACAAACGTTACCGCTACGCCTACCACAGGTCGTCCTGGCTCGTGGCGGGCAAGGCGGACCCTCCTCTGCCTGCACG GTTATACGTGCACCCCGACTCTCCTTTCACTGGGGAACAGCTGCTCAAACAAATGGTGTCTTTCGAGAAAGTAAAGCTCACCAACAACGAACTGGACCAACATGGACAC atCATACTAAACTCCATGCATAAGTACCAGCCCCGGGTCCACATCATCAAGAAGAAGGACCACACCGCCTCCCTTCTCAACCTCAAGTCGGAGGAGTTCCGCACCTTCGTTTTCACCGAGACTGTCTTTACCGCGGTCACAGCCTACCAGAACCAGCTG ATAACCAAGCTGAAGATCGACAGCAACCCGTTTGCGAAAGGCTTCCGAGACTCCTCCCGACTGACGGACATGGAGAG CAGGGAAAGTGTTGAGAGTTTGATCCACAAGCACTCGTACGCACGGTCACCAATACGCACCTACGCAGGTGAGGAGGAGACACTGGGGGATGACGGCCATGCCTCACACAGGG GTTCTGCATTCACCGCCTCTGACAACCTCTCCCTGAGCTCCTGGGTCACCGCCACCTCTGGGTTCTCAGGCTTCCAGCACCCCCAGTCCCTCTCTGCCATGGGCTCCAGCAGCACCTCCATGGCCAACCCCTTGCCCCACCCCATGCAGGGCTCCCTGCCCCCCTACAGCCGGCTGGGCATGCCCCTGACTCACTCAGCCCTGGCGGGCACCATGCAGGGCAGCGggccctccttcccctccttccaCATGCCCCGCTACCACCACTACTTCCAGCAGGGCCCCTACGCTGCCATCCAGGGACTGCGCCACTCCTCCACCGTCATGACCCCCTTTGTATGA
- the LOC115103713 gene encoding T-box transcription factor TBX20 isoform X3 — protein MEYTSSPKPQLSSRANAFSIAAIMSSGKTKDKETDENTIKPLEQFVEKSSCNQGLGELSSLDGHGDFSGSAPPVCTEPLIPTTPSVPSEEMAKISCSLETKELWDKFHDLGTEMIITKSGRRMFPTIRVSFSGVDPDAKYIVLMDIVPVDNKRYRYAYHRSSWLVAGKADPPLPARLYVHPDSPFTGEQLLKQMVSFEKVKLTNNELDQHGHIILNSMHKYQPRVHIIKKKDHTASLLNLKSEEFRTFVFTETVFTAVTAYQNQLITKLKIDSNPFAKGFRDSSRLTDMERESVESLIHKHSYARSPIRTYAGEEETLGDDGHASHRGSAFTASDNLSLSSWVTATSGFSGFQHPQSLSAMGSSSTSMANPLPHPMQGSLPPYSRLGMPLTHSALAGTMQGSGPSFPSFHMPRYHHYFQQGPYAAIQGLRHSSTVMTPFV, from the exons ATGGAGTACACCTCTTCCCCGAAGCCACAGCTCTCCTCCAGGGCAAACGCGTTCTCGATAGCCGCTATCATGTCAAGTGGAAAAACGAAGGACAAGGAAACGGATGAAAACACCATCAAGCCACTTG AACAATTCGTGGAGAAGTCCTCCTGTAACCAAGGTTTGGGAGAGCTGTCTTCTCTAGATGGGCACGGAGATTTCAGCGGGAGCGCGCCTCCAGTGTGCACAGAGCCGCTGATCCCCACCACCCCCAGTGTTCCCAGCGAGGAGATGGCCAAAATTTCCTGCAGTTTAGAGACCAAGGAACTCTGGGACAAATTCCATGATCTCGGCACTGAGATGATCATCACAAAATCCGGAAG AAGAATGTTCCCCACCATCCGTGTGTCCTTCTCCGGGGTGGACCCGGACGCCAAATACATCGTGCTGATGGACATTGTTCCGGTCGACAACAAACGTTACCGCTACGCCTACCACAGGTCGTCCTGGCTCGTGGCGGGCAAGGCGGACCCTCCTCTGCCTGCACG GTTATACGTGCACCCCGACTCTCCTTTCACTGGGGAACAGCTGCTCAAACAAATGGTGTCTTTCGAGAAAGTAAAGCTCACCAACAACGAACTGGACCAACATGGACAC atCATACTAAACTCCATGCATAAGTACCAGCCCCGGGTCCACATCATCAAGAAGAAGGACCACACCGCCTCCCTTCTCAACCTCAAGTCGGAGGAGTTCCGCACCTTCGTTTTCACCGAGACTGTCTTTACCGCGGTCACAGCCTACCAGAACCAGCTG ATAACCAAGCTGAAGATCGACAGCAACCCGTTTGCGAAAGGCTTCCGAGACTCCTCCCGACTGACGGACATGGAGAG GGAAAGTGTTGAGAGTTTGATCCACAAGCACTCGTACGCACGGTCACCAATACGCACCTACGCAGGTGAGGAGGAGACACTGGGGGATGACGGCCATGCCTCACACAGGG GTTCTGCATTCACCGCCTCTGACAACCTCTCCCTGAGCTCCTGGGTCACCGCCACCTCTGGGTTCTCAGGCTTCCAGCACCCCCAGTCCCTCTCTGCCATGGGCTCCAGCAGCACCTCCATGGCCAACCCCTTGCCCCACCCCATGCAGGGCTCCCTGCCCCCCTACAGCCGGCTGGGCATGCCCCTGACTCACTCAGCCCTGGCGGGCACCATGCAGGGCAGCGggccctccttcccctccttccaCATGCCCCGCTACCACCACTACTTCCAGCAGGGCCCCTACGCTGCCATCCAGGGACTGCGCCACTCCTCCACCGTCATGACCCCCTTTGTATGA
- the LOC115103713 gene encoding T-box transcription factor TBX20 isoform X1, translating into MEYTSSPKPQLSSRANAFSIAAIMSSGKTKDKETDENTIKPLEQFVEKSSCNQGLGELSSLDGHGDFSGSAPPVCTEPLIPTTPSVPSEEMAKISCSLETKELWDKFHDLGTEMIITKSGRRMFPTIRVSFSGVDPDAKYIVLMDIVPVDNKRYRYAYHRSSWLVAGKADPPLPARLYVHPDSPFTGEQLLKQMVSFEKVKLTNNELDQHGHIILNSMHKYQPRVHIIKKKDHTASLLNLKSEEFRTFVFTETVFTAVTAYQNQLITKLKIDSNPFAKGFRDSSRLTDMERLLQRHDISWESVESLIHKHSYARSPIRTYAGEEETLGDDGHASHRGSAFTASDNLSLSSWVTATSGFSGFQHPQSLSAMGSSSTSMANPLPHPMQGSLPPYSRLGMPLTHSALAGTMQGSGPSFPSFHMPRYHHYFQQGPYAAIQGLRHSSTVMTPFV; encoded by the exons ATGGAGTACACCTCTTCCCCGAAGCCACAGCTCTCCTCCAGGGCAAACGCGTTCTCGATAGCCGCTATCATGTCAAGTGGAAAAACGAAGGACAAGGAAACGGATGAAAACACCATCAAGCCACTTG AACAATTCGTGGAGAAGTCCTCCTGTAACCAAGGTTTGGGAGAGCTGTCTTCTCTAGATGGGCACGGAGATTTCAGCGGGAGCGCGCCTCCAGTGTGCACAGAGCCGCTGATCCCCACCACCCCCAGTGTTCCCAGCGAGGAGATGGCCAAAATTTCCTGCAGTTTAGAGACCAAGGAACTCTGGGACAAATTCCATGATCTCGGCACTGAGATGATCATCACAAAATCCGGAAG AAGAATGTTCCCCACCATCCGTGTGTCCTTCTCCGGGGTGGACCCGGACGCCAAATACATCGTGCTGATGGACATTGTTCCGGTCGACAACAAACGTTACCGCTACGCCTACCACAGGTCGTCCTGGCTCGTGGCGGGCAAGGCGGACCCTCCTCTGCCTGCACG GTTATACGTGCACCCCGACTCTCCTTTCACTGGGGAACAGCTGCTCAAACAAATGGTGTCTTTCGAGAAAGTAAAGCTCACCAACAACGAACTGGACCAACATGGACAC atCATACTAAACTCCATGCATAAGTACCAGCCCCGGGTCCACATCATCAAGAAGAAGGACCACACCGCCTCCCTTCTCAACCTCAAGTCGGAGGAGTTCCGCACCTTCGTTTTCACCGAGACTGTCTTTACCGCGGTCACAGCCTACCAGAACCAGCTG ATAACCAAGCTGAAGATCGACAGCAACCCGTTTGCGAAAGGCTTCCGAGACTCCTCCCGACTGACGGACATGGAGAG GTTACTGCAAAGACATGATATATCTTG GGAAAGTGTTGAGAGTTTGATCCACAAGCACTCGTACGCACGGTCACCAATACGCACCTACGCAGGTGAGGAGGAGACACTGGGGGATGACGGCCATGCCTCACACAGGG GTTCTGCATTCACCGCCTCTGACAACCTCTCCCTGAGCTCCTGGGTCACCGCCACCTCTGGGTTCTCAGGCTTCCAGCACCCCCAGTCCCTCTCTGCCATGGGCTCCAGCAGCACCTCCATGGCCAACCCCTTGCCCCACCCCATGCAGGGCTCCCTGCCCCCCTACAGCCGGCTGGGCATGCCCCTGACTCACTCAGCCCTGGCGGGCACCATGCAGGGCAGCGggccctccttcccctccttccaCATGCCCCGCTACCACCACTACTTCCAGCAGGGCCCCTACGCTGCCATCCAGGGACTGCGCCACTCCTCCACCGTCATGACCCCCTTTGTATGA